The DNA segment caaaaaATACCTGAATATCCTTCACTGTTTccccctaatgttaacatcttacataacctgATACGTTTGTCACAACGATGCAATTAACATCAGTACATTACTATTAACATAACTCCAGACTTTCTTAAGATTTCACTAGTTTATCCACTAATATCCTTTCTCTATTCTGGGATCCAATCCAAGGTACCCCACTACTACATTTAGCTTTCAAAGTGTTTGcgaagattttaaaatatatgtcgGTTTCATCCAGCTTCTGACAGAGGATGGTCCTAATCACACCGTGTCCTGGGCTGCCCTCCCCTTCATCTCACCGTCATTCCTAGAAGTAGAAAGTCCGTCACTGAGTCAacataaaaatctcaaaaggaGTTTTCAGATTTGTTTCAGTGGAGGCGGTTGAAAGATTGAGTTTGTATTGGCTGGGGCCGGGGGAGCCCTAGATGGGCTAGAGAATGGGATGTGGGTGAGAAAACAAGTTCTCTGGTGGTTTAGGCTATGACACAGCAACAAACAAACTAACATCTCAGTGGCTAAACACTTCGATGTCTATCTCTGGCTCACACCAAGTGTGCTGCGGACGGGGGAGCTGTCGGGGCAGTTTCTCCCAAGCGGTGATTCAGGGATGTAGGTTTTTTCCAGCCCGTGGCTCACCCATCTTTGTGGGGGACACTTCATCCCCACTCCTGATGTTTCCTTCCAAGAAGGGAGGGGCCCACGGGCATAACACCCTCCGTCTCGTCTCTCTCCACGCCTTTGCGTATTTGCTTGATGAatctggaaggagaagcagggcgTGTCTCACCCAGCCCTCTGTTCTCTCTCGCCTGGGAGCTGGCTCGCCTGCAGAGTGTGCGTTCTGGACTGCTTCTGCGGCCCCAGCCCCACTGCGGGGGGAGGCCTGCCATCTTCCAGCACTGCCTGTGACTGTAGAAAGTCTACCTGATTCTGCCCACTCTGCTCCATCCAAAGCCTGGTGAGTGCACCTGTGTAAACACAACTTACACAATGTATACGTCTGTTTTTTTCATCGATTCAATCATCATCTAAGGCAGTGGCTCTCAACCCAGAGTAGttttgcctcccaggggacatttgacaatgtttAGATTCATTTTTGATGGCCACAACTGGGGAGGCGGGggtttgggggggcagggaggagactaAACTCTGCTAAACGtcctataatgcacaggacagcccctcatAACATAGAATTATCTAggccaaaatgtcagtagtgctgatgCTGAGAAACCCTCATCTAAGAGGAACAAATCGCCATCTTACATCAGCAGAAGGACTTAGTCCAAGTGAGCCCAATGCAGAGGGGAACCAGATCGGGGTGACTGGTGAGGACCCCACAGCTGGGACTTTAGTTTCAGTGCACGCTTTCTCAGAGGGCTCCAGGGAAACTTGAGAGTTCTCCCCGTTCTCCTTTCTCCCTAAGGTGGTTCTAAGTCCCAGAGGTTGTTAATTACCATCAGGACCTAGAAAAGTAGGGGGCAGCCTTTACCATTACCTGCCCATGCCAGCGTCCGCTGGGCTCTCCACTTCCTATGGTCTCTGGCATGGCTGTCCCTTCCTCCTTGGGTCTGCCACCCATCCCATGGCCCCAGCCATGGCACCTCCAGGCTCACAGGTGTCATGAGGCTGTGATGAGGCCTCCATAGGACCACAGGGCCAGGAGCCCTTTTGCCTCACTGCTTTCCCCTCTTATGGTGGCAGAGCACCTGCCAGTACTGTGGGTAGGAAGCAGGACACAAGTGCATTCTCCTGTCAGATACCCAAACCCATCAGGGGGGGTCTATCCATTGCCCCTCATCTACCCTATGGGGTAGGACTAGCTGCAGCGCCCACACCAATGCTTCACTCTAGGCCCTTCTCCCCAACTCATGCACCGCTTTTGAGATGCGTGATCTGTTCCTAATGGAGTCCTCAAGCCTAGCTCCTGGCTaggtgtggggctgggagggtagagggaaggaCTTCACAATATTCATGAAGGGAACGGGTATGAATGTATATTGGACCCAACACCGTCttcataaaaatacaatttttggtAACACTTCCTTTACTCTCCATAAATGACAGCCATTAATAATATGCCTTCTcatacacttaatttttaaaaatcacaataccATACCTGAACTgtaatagaggggaaaaaatacaaggaaaacaaTTTGTAACCAAATaacacatatttcaaaatgtcagtGTTCAGGACCCATGACACTAGAAAACAATGAAGTGTCAGATACTTGCCCCTGCTTAAAATAAGTcacttaggatttttaaaaaaataagatcagaaTTTATTCTGTATAAGGAGAAAAACTAGGAAGAGAGAGGCtagaacaaatattattttaatctgtgtttttaaaactgcaaaaacTGATTaccttctgatatttttaaaaagatttcatttattaaaaaagaattgtatttacttattcgaaagagagagacagggagagagagcacacgcagggagggagagggaaaagcaggctccctgctgagcagggagtgggactcaattccaggaccttgggatcctgacctgagccaaaggcagacatttaaccaactgagccacccaggcaactaACCTTTTGTAGTCTGTACATTTGATGGAGTCTGGTCCCGGGGTTCCTGCTCGTTCAACGTCGGCAGTGCCCTCTAGTCATTGGGAAATTAAGACACGTCCCCCCACATTGCCAgaatctctctcgctctctctctcgctgtcgctctcgctctcgctctctcacgcacacactcacacaatgcacacacacaatttcccTCCCAGAACAGCTGACTTAATGCTTCAAATATTAACCCAGCAAGTAAGAAAAATTCCAACTGTACATGTGGAAGCATATATGCCAAATGTTAACCCTGGTTTTCCAAGGAAGAGGAAATTGCAGGAAacattcccattctttttttttttttgaaacattccTGAATTGTGTAAAATTTTGGTTGCAACCAGTATGAACTTTGTAATCGAAAAACCTCCGACAGAGCTATTTTGAAAAACGACGTGTCAGGGCTCCCTCTAGTGTGCGTGCGTGTCTCGTTCCTTTAAAGGAGGATTCAATTCTGTGATTAGGAATTGCTAGTTGACTTTTTTAAATGCCCACCAGACAAGGCGGGTGGGGAGACCAGCCTTACAGCGCGGCCTGCAGGTGGCTCCAGGTATCCGGCTCGGCCCAGCCCTTCtgcttccccccttccccccttcGCAGCGCCTCCCGGTGGCCAAAAGTGGTACTGCGTCCTCCGGGAAGCAATGAAGGGGGTGCTCACTGACAGAGGGACCCCTAACCTCGGTACCATTGACCACTTAGCAGTCTGGTAAAGCTTATGGATCTCCTCTCCGAATAATcgtcttttaaatatataaaataatatacctATGCCTAAAAGAAAGTCAATAACGTTGAAGCGgttatcaaaatatttctttttttttttttaaagattttatttatttattcgacagagatagatacagccagcgagagagggaacacaagcagggggagtgggagagaaagaagcaggctcatagcggaggagcccgatgtggggctcgatcccataacgccgggatcatgccctgagccgaaggcagacgcttaactgctgtgccacccaggcgccccatcaaaatatttctaagtgtGTTATATGGTAATAAATGTGCTTCCTTAGCGCTTTCAATAACCAGCTCTAGTAGCAGGCCTGGTGACCAATTATTTTCCAAGTACTGAGGAGCACAGACGATATTTCAGGCTATCAGCGACAACTTGATGGGCCAGTGTCTGATTTTTTTTGGTGACAAAGTCACAGACACTGCTAGCACaatagaaggaaaagataaatcgCTTAAAGGTTAGTAAAGGtcaatatgtaattttttcaGTCTTGGACTCCCTGAATTGACCCTCTGGGGTGCTTGGCGGTGGGCAGGGTTAAGACCCCCCTCCCAAAGGGTAGGGTTTTGGGAGAAACGCTCTGGTGGTttggcagaggtggggggtggggggagaggggagcgcGGTAAACCTCGAGGGTAAGTAAAGGGAATCACAGACGCTGCGCCTCCCTCTGTGCGCGGATGGGGACCCTGCAcggcccctcccccctttccttgtCCTGATCTCGTGCCTCTGGAGGAAGTTAAAGCACCGAGTAGTTGCGAGTAGTTGCGAGAGGAGCTCCCAGTTCCCGCGGGTGCTCCTGTATGTCCAGCGCCCACCATGTGGCACCTGGTCCTGCTGTGGGGCTGCCTCTTGCTCCCAGGTGAGACGGGGCGGGAGAGGGAGGAGCGGCGGAGGGATGTGGTGCTCCTGCCTGAGCTGGCAGAGAGAGGACCTCCTGAACCTACCTTTCATTCTCGTGACCCACTGCTGCCTGATCCCTCCGGATTTCACCCCACCGCACTAGTCCTCAGCccacagagggggtgggggagggggcaggcactTGCTGTTTCTGGAACGCAGAGCCAGACCTCTGGGTTCCAAACCTTTCATGGTTAGGGGCCTAGGAGGCAGGCTTTACCAATCTCACCGCTGTTTTCCTGCTGGAGGCAGACAAGACACGCCTATGTGGTTGCCATGGTAAACGccgcaaatatttcttgaactgCTACTGTACCactcacaacaaccctgagagATAAGGGATTACCCTGTTTCATCAGTTCACAggtctgcctcttttttttccccaactttttaACATCAAATATCAGGACGCGTCTTGTAACGGATGACAATTGTTCAAGTGATCAAGCTTTTTTAGTGGGATATAAAATTATGGTGTATCTTACATATGATAACATCTTAATTTCAATCAACTAGgacattatcatcatcatcatcatctatagaagagaaaacccagatgCCCAGGGAGGGCAAgcaacttccccaaggtcacacagctgctaggTGGCagtgctgggattcaaactcCGGGCTGTCTGAATCTAGAGCTTCGCCATCCTTCAGGACGCCAGGCTTAGGGAAACAGCAACAGCACTGTCCCAGTGTCCCttggtggggaaggggaaccATCAGCCCTCCGGGGCTGCCGCAGAGAGGACTGACTGAGGAAGAGTCTTCTGGTCTTGACCCTGGTGCTTGAATCCATGGAATTCTGACCTCCGTCCCTGCTGTGGTTTCAGGTTATGCAGCCATGGTGGGCCCTAAGGAGATCAGTGGGTTTGAAGGTGACACGGTGTCCCTGCAGTGCACCTACAAGGAGGAACTGAGGACACGTCGGAAATACTGGTGCAGGGAGAGTGGGTTCATCCTGTCCCGCTGCTCGGGCACTGTCTATGCGAAAGAAGATGGCCAGGAGACGACGGAGGGCAGGGTGTCCATTCGAGACAGCCCCCAGACGCTCACGCTCCACGTGACCCTGAGGAAGCTCACCCTGAAGGACGCCGGGAAGTACTTCTGTGGGGTCTCCAAACTGGGCCTTGATGAGTCTTTCCTGGTCTCTCTGCTTGTCTTTCCAGGTAACAAAGGCCTCTGCTTCCCTGGATGGGGCACAGGTGATACAGAGTGGAAGAGGGACAGGTGGGCCGCTGATCAGTGCTGGACCCCGTTGTCCCCTCGCCAACAGGTGTAATGCTTATACCAACCTCCCGGGGGAAGGGCTCCAGGGCTCGGTGAGATGATGCCGGTCAAGTGCTCAGTGCTCGGCCGTCATGGGAGCAAAGGCAGCGCAGCACGAGCCTCGGCTCCTCTTTGAAGAGGTCACACCGCGCAGATCTGTTGAACTCCCTGCCCAGTGCCTTTCCTCTTTGCCCAGATGTAGGAGAGCGATTGCATGGGCTGGGGATGAGAGGGacagccacaggaaaaaaaaaaaaaaaaagactccctcTTTGGAATTCAGAAATGTTCCCGAGGATTCCGCAACTGGGCCCACCACCGTGAAGCATCCCAGGCCCACTCCATAGcggcagcccctcccctgccatggCCACACTGGCCTCGCCTTGCCTGTGGTCTCAgctctcccttcctgcttcccttccccagaTCTCAAAGTCCCAAAGGCAGGTGCGATGTGGGCCTGGGATCTAGCCTCAGAGAAGAAACTCCTTGAGCTCAGGGACACTAGGGGACTCTGGCTGGGGATGGAGCAGCTCTCTGGATGTCCAGAATCCCACCTAGACCTGCTGAGCTgagaagagagaagccagagagggCCCAGGGGAGCGGGCAGCCCCAGTCTGTGGGCCAGCGAGGGTGAGCAGGTCTTTGTATCCCGTTCCGCAGATGGGGGCCCGAGGCTCCAGAGAGGAAATGATCTGCCTGAGGTCTCATGGCAGGAAGTGAtgcagccaggattcaaatccaggttttTTTTGCTCGCTTTGGTGtctgctctttccctctcctggccTCATCTCTGGgacccaccccactcccaggcTGTCCCCACTGCCAGATCCCTGACATCCCTGggtctttattttaattcaaggAGATAGAAAGCAGCTCACCAAACAATAACAGTAGTATCATAGCCCTATCGGACCTGTTCTCCATTATTTGCAAGCTTCTCTGAGCTCCTCTGATTCTTACCAGCATTCAGACCTCCTTCTTATCTAGTAGGGATcaattttacttatatttgaggttctctatttttaattttgacctCACTTATAATTATTCATCTCCGCATGATATGTGCATTATGATGGTATCCTGTGTCAGACCTTGTTGACCTTTCTCTGATGGTATCTGAGACATAGAAGATAAAGGCTAACGGCAGCGGTGTG comes from the Ailuropoda melanoleuca isolate Jingjing chromosome 13, ASM200744v2, whole genome shotgun sequence genome and includes:
- the CD300LG gene encoding CMRF35-like molecule 9 isoform X8; this encodes MWHLVLLWGCLLLPGYAAMVGPKEISGFEGDTVSLQCTYKEELRTRRKYWCRESGFILSRCSGTVYAKEDGQETTEGRVSIRDSPQTLTLHVTLRKLTLKDAGKYFCGVSKLGLDESFLVSLLVFPDGGPRLQRGNDLPEVSWQEVMQPGFKSRSLLSSFPHSLLPASYYKEPPAQGKSLANSASSIEDLPPIHTAGRHLREGHPAVPQQQQLRVQGLHPNDPHLGPGPGAAGPPPGRRPDCPRQLSAPLEEGSSTGHRDTEEREGPPLTLAAGVHGDQPHRAPWASRQPQPLHRNPVPQPDFRGK